One genomic window of Candidatus Bathyarchaeia archaeon includes the following:
- a CDS encoding 2-oxoacid:acceptor oxidoreductase family protein has translation MSDKRFVQGSGINAFNGNELIVKGALESKVGLMAGYPGSPVAEVFTILEENAEILRECGLWGEMSNDESQGAAALNGALDVGVNAVAVMKSVGLNVAADPINIINYADKLGLSGKRGGALIVCGDDPHASSTQVAGDSRQLMEHLKMAIIEPSTPQEVKDWIGEGLRLSQYSNLVVGYLITTYLAEGGGSVTLSENQPSEITFKNPITLDISKVDIKRRVSIPPNTWDLEKEIVRDRFPKVHEYVRDHKLDKIFYDDGRKHRIGFIAAGISYSYLEQALWELGLDEQFPILKPAVTYPLEPEIVGELSKKVENIIVVEEKSPAIENQVKTILDDLVQEGRLSSMPKVWGKFFPQGDGFPEESGLTPSNLIEKIGNLLLELGDPAVKIDQKKIHSELDLLAEIKAYGLLVPPRSPGFCAGCPHRETLSAVHSLRDTPEHKDIFAHGDIGCYSMSFLPPFGEMHNLTAMSLGGAAGAGMDPFVTNKQYALMGDSTFFWRGMTAISNSIKEGQDILYLILDNKNTAMTGHQPTPETGHNLMGDKTTPQDIESIVRAMGQGQIYVKKMPPSNREKYMKELDKVFEKPGVKVIIADKECGITFHKRKRSERNRIIERQGFVKKETFVNISQEVCENCRECTKNTGCPGLTIIDTDYGEKIGIDQSICVSDTYCTKVMACPSFEKVIVTRNKPPKSRVKKIPLDNIPTPASHRFNDTWKIFISGVGGMGVGVMSSVLARAGTKEGYHVRFNDKKGLAIRNGAVSAHVLYSNGRAKISTIVPNGKADLLMGVDMLEAERSLVYASQVHTTAVVNTTVVPTIPMLAGMMNYPPDAEENIRRHTNSDEYFGGRISEISELYFGSKLFTNIMLLGAAFQKGLIPVSEQNIVDAIMETVPASQRARNMEAFRLGRKMVVEPQLLEFKNIVADERILTLFGAKESYQSILDMKAKQLSHSYWMFWRGKKIADEYRRLVMSTVGTMRLDEDANRAIARRIYDLIMWGDLPYAEKYVDKVLEVFRNDREDKGYAATRTVMLDLHKVMAIKDEIYTPHLLTDTEKLDRDKVRYNIDDENGDKITYEHINRPEFEVFGKQVRFDLPQWLAHNWLMKIFKHMKWTRTILDSWGWHKKERAFREWYKDDVIGFYLKTAPSNYELALRALRVINDPYRPNEFAVTGFREVIYPKMEKARRDFEQLVEPGQQLPVIPMMT, from the coding sequence GAGTGGAAAGAGAGGAGGGGCCCTCATTGTCTGTGGTGACGATCCGCATGCCTCTAGCACTCAGGTGGCCGGTGATAGTCGCCAGCTTATGGAGCATCTCAAGATGGCGATTATCGAGCCGAGCACTCCGCAAGAGGTCAAGGACTGGATTGGAGAAGGACTTAGACTCTCCCAGTATTCGAACTTAGTAGTAGGTTATCTTATTACAACTTATCTGGCTGAGGGCGGAGGCAGCGTTACTCTTTCAGAAAATCAGCCCTCGGAAATTACGTTCAAGAATCCGATTACCCTCGACATTTCAAAGGTCGATATCAAACGCAGAGTTAGCATACCCCCCAACACTTGGGACTTGGAGAAGGAAATTGTTAGAGATAGATTCCCGAAGGTGCATGAGTACGTTAGGGATCATAAGTTGGACAAGATTTTCTATGATGATGGTCGGAAGCACCGGATCGGATTCATCGCGGCGGGCATATCCTACAGTTACTTGGAACAAGCTCTCTGGGAGCTGGGACTGGATGAGCAATTTCCGATTCTGAAACCTGCGGTTACCTATCCTCTTGAGCCCGAGATCGTTGGCGAGCTGTCAAAGAAGGTCGAGAACATTATTGTTGTTGAAGAGAAGAGTCCAGCAATAGAGAACCAGGTCAAAACGATCTTGGATGACTTGGTGCAGGAGGGAAGGCTCTCTAGCATGCCAAAAGTCTGGGGCAAGTTCTTTCCTCAAGGCGATGGATTCCCGGAAGAGAGCGGGCTAACGCCATCAAACCTCATTGAGAAAATTGGAAACTTGCTCTTGGAGCTTGGCGATCCTGCTGTCAAGATTGACCAGAAGAAAATTCACAGCGAGCTTGATCTTCTCGCTGAAATCAAAGCATACGGGCTTCTCGTGCCACCCCGATCCCCCGGATTTTGCGCTGGTTGCCCCCACAGGGAAACTCTCAGTGCGGTTCATTCTCTAAGAGATACACCTGAGCACAAAGACATCTTCGCGCATGGCGACATTGGTTGCTACTCAATGTCGTTCCTTCCACCTTTCGGTGAAATGCACAACCTGACGGCGATGTCGCTGGGCGGTGCTGCCGGAGCCGGAATGGACCCGTTTGTGACGAACAAACAGTACGCGCTGATGGGAGATTCGACTTTCTTCTGGAGAGGAATGACCGCAATATCGAACTCGATCAAGGAGGGACAAGATATCCTCTATCTCATTCTCGACAACAAGAACACGGCAATGACTGGCCACCAGCCTACTCCCGAGACCGGACACAATCTGATGGGCGACAAGACCACTCCTCAGGACATTGAGAGTATTGTTCGCGCGATGGGGCAGGGGCAGATCTACGTGAAGAAGATGCCCCCCTCCAACCGGGAGAAGTACATGAAAGAACTGGACAAGGTTTTCGAAAAGCCAGGTGTCAAAGTTATCATAGCCGACAAGGAGTGCGGCATTACTTTTCACAAGAGAAAACGATCAGAGAGAAATAGGATCATCGAGAGACAGGGGTTCGTCAAGAAAGAAACATTCGTCAACATCTCCCAGGAAGTCTGCGAGAACTGTCGTGAGTGCACCAAAAACACAGGCTGCCCAGGACTGACAATTATCGACACTGATTATGGGGAGAAGATCGGCATTGACCAGTCGATTTGCGTGTCCGATACTTACTGCACTAAGGTCATGGCGTGCCCATCCTTCGAGAAGGTAATCGTCACAAGAAACAAACCGCCGAAATCGAGGGTCAAGAAGATACCGCTCGACAACATTCCGACGCCTGCTTCCCATCGATTCAACGATACTTGGAAGATTTTCATCAGCGGGGTTGGTGGAATGGGTGTGGGAGTAATGTCCTCAGTTCTAGCTCGGGCTGGAACCAAGGAAGGATATCACGTCCGGTTTAACGACAAGAAAGGTCTCGCAATCAGAAACGGAGCAGTCTCGGCACACGTTCTATACTCTAATGGGAGAGCAAAGATCTCAACAATCGTCCCTAACGGAAAAGCCGACCTCTTGATGGGCGTTGACATGCTCGAAGCCGAGAGAAGTCTGGTATACGCTAGCCAGGTCCACACGACGGCAGTGGTGAATACCACCGTCGTCCCGACCATTCCGATGCTGGCGGGGATGATGAATTATCCTCCGGATGCGGAGGAGAATATTCGAAGACACACGAATTCTGATGAGTATTTCGGCGGAAGAATCAGCGAGATCTCCGAGCTATACTTTGGAAGCAAGCTGTTCACCAACATTATGCTTCTCGGCGCGGCCTTTCAGAAAGGCCTGATACCCGTTAGCGAACAGAACATTGTTGACGCCATAATGGAAACCGTCCCGGCCAGCCAGAGAGCGAGGAACATGGAGGCCTTTCGCTTGGGCCGGAAGATGGTGGTAGAACCGCAGCTTCTCGAGTTCAAGAATATCGTGGCTGATGAGAGGATCCTCACATTATTCGGGGCAAAGGAAAGCTACCAGTCCATTCTTGATATGAAAGCCAAGCAGCTCTCCCATTCCTACTGGATGTTCTGGCGTGGAAAGAAGATCGCAGACGAATACCGACGGCTAGTAATGAGCACGGTTGGTACGATGAGGCTGGACGAAGATGCTAACAGAGCGATCGCTAGGAGGATATATGACCTCATAATGTGGGGAGACCTTCCTTACGCCGAGAAGTACGTGGACAAGGTTCTAGAGGTGTTCAGGAACGATAGGGAGGACAAGGGCTACGCGGCAACGAGGACGGTTATGCTGGACTTGCACAAGGTTATGGCGATCAAGGACGAGATATACACTCCACACCTGCTAACCGACACTGAGAAGCTCGACCGGGACAAGGTACGATACAATATTGATGACGAGAATGGTGACAAGATAACCTACGAACACATCAACAGACCCGAATTCGAGGTCTTCGGCAAACAGGTCCGATTCGACCTACCGCAATGGCTGGCCCACAACTGGCTGATGAAGATCTTCAAGCACATGAAATGGACTAGGACCATCCTTGACAGTTGGGGATGGCACAAGAAAGAACGCGCGTTCCGCGAGTGGTACAAAGACGACGTCATAGGGTTCTATCTGAAGACTGCACCTTCAAACTATGAACTGGCTCTCAGAGCGTTGAGGGTGATCAACGACCCCTACAGACCAAACGAGTTCGCTGTAACAGGATTCCGCGAGGTCATCTATCCAAAGATGGAGAAGGCGAGACGAGATTTTGAACAGCTTGTTGAGCCGGGACAACAGCTTCCTGTCATCCCGATGATGACATAA
- a CDS encoding GtrA family protein produces MSSEIVHPINPLNEVLARRQYYQGSLYASAIRDPRFSSGFGMYPPPTPKLPKTGGSIAWILLKFGFVGGLGIFLNQYVLLVLTGFFGLYYLIGAVLSSQAAVLVNFVLNNFLVFRSRETAGGFVRKALLFNAVSSSDLIVRIPLLFGLTTALGIPYLWSNLASIFLTFGGRFLVSEKKIWAKHVGPKSPALR; encoded by the coding sequence TTGAGTTCAGAGATCGTCCATCCGATCAACCCCCTCAACGAGGTACTAGCCAGGCGGCAGTACTACCAGGGGTCTCTCTACGCATCGGCGATCAGAGATCCACGTTTTTCCTCCGGGTTCGGGATGTACCCCCCTCCTACTCCAAAGCTGCCGAAGACAGGGGGCTCGATAGCCTGGATACTGCTCAAGTTCGGATTCGTAGGCGGATTAGGAATATTCCTAAACCAGTATGTTCTCCTTGTCTTAACCGGGTTTTTTGGGCTTTACTATCTAATCGGTGCTGTCCTCAGTAGCCAAGCAGCAGTTCTCGTCAACTTTGTCCTAAACAACTTTCTCGTGTTTAGATCGAGAGAGACCGCCGGGGGTTTCGTCCGGAAAGCGCTGCTCTTCAACGCGGTTTCGTCTTCTGATCTGATCGTCAGAATTCCCCTACTCTTCGGTCTTACAACTGCCCTCGGAATCCCCTATCTATGGTCCAACCTTGCGAGCATATTCTTGACTTTCGGAGGAAGATTCTTGGTAAGCGAGAAGAAGATTTGGGCCAAACATGTTGGCCCAAAAAGCCCAGCGTTACGCTAG